TTCACAGATTTCAGTGCATTTTGAGCATTAACTAGAAGAAACGATGTTTAACTTTGGACTTAACTAAATAACTTCCATGTGATACCAAAATAATTAGGGTTCTTATACAGAGAAGATTATATGTCAAATCATTTACATAAGCTTTTGAAAATGCAGGTTTGAACATGGGTTTGTCAGAGAATGTAGGGTACTTTATCATGTACGGAGCCAGATAAGATTTTTTACATTCGTTTTGAAGAAAAAGGTTGCTAGTATTAggattgaaattttaaatgccAATGAGATCCGTTAGTTCGGAAACGTTCAGGATACTTGTCGCCATTTATGTTTTAACGGTGGTTTGGACGGAAATTAATGGCCACCAATATTTTGAAAGAGTTTTTATATGTGTAAAActgtaaataactaaatatggCTAACTCACCATATTCACTTCGAGAAAATACATCAGTAACTATAACTATTAGTTTCTCATCATTACAAGCTAAGACTGGacattttatcaattaaatttaattcgatttgttatttatttcttcGATATGTTATTCGTTTCTATCGAAACTTCTGAATATTTGTAAACTTTCGAATcaaagcaaatactaaaaaCTAATATCCATAATATACGAAGCAAatcataaatatcttaaaaaaatACGGATATAGTACTGTTTACTGCTTTGCCCGAATTGCATGTTTGTACTAGATTACTACTATTCATACGGCTAACCAcactaattgtttttttcagcTAATTCACTGTACAGTAACTAAACAGTCTAAACTGATAGTAgtaatcattaaaaataaatatcagttatgCTAGTAAATTTCAAACATTAATCTacgttaaaacttaaaaatgaagattttttaatgaatgaaatgaagattatttttttatatgaataaaTGAAGATTTTTTTCACTTTAAGATCAGTTGATATCTTTAATTAAAatgttctaaaataaaatatcaatcgCGTGTTGAATATTTTGAACACCAAGACGTAGAAAACTTGCATATGAAAAAGGTCATAACGTTGTGTACACTCTCAGAATTGACAGATCCTTGAGTTTAACTATATTTTGCTTACTTGATTTATACTTAGAACTTTTCTATCTTACAGTCCCCCTCCAATAGTGGAAGTTTATTCATTCCTCATTCAACAAAGGGCTGACTTCTTTTTATCAACTAAAAAAATGCTAAACATTGGAAATGTTGAATTCACTTTAAAATATCTACtttatgtttataaacatatactaaAGCAGAGAAAATGACCTGAATAACTacacatttatattttacaaacatTCACTACTGTAAAGCAAAGAAGATGATTAAGTGCATGGTAGTGGAAGTAGTTGTATTGAAAAGGACTTTACAAATGATTTGCGCTGTTTGCAAATATGGCGCCCCTTAATCATTTTTAAAGTCGGCATTATATATGTGTACTGCATGCGCAATTAAACGATTCCTTCTACGGCTTTTCCATACTCCGTACAGGTATTAAAGATGCatttaaatagttatttaaCTGCTGTAAAAACGTGTCGAGCTTGGTAACGCGGGCTTGTGATCCAAGTGGAGACAATAAGGTGATGGGACATTGGACCGATCTCTTTGGGCCGGACTCGGAAAGGCTATTTACTGGCCTGCCCGTTCCAAGTCGGGAGTTGAGTGGTCGGGCTCGAGCGAAAGCTTGTGGTTCGGACACTCTTAGAGCGGAGGAGACCGCGTGAGGCTGGTTTCACAGAGCAGCGTCCACCTCCCGCTTTCGTCGGTGGAAGGATAACGGGCCGGTGCCTCCTGAGCCCAGTATGACCCAATAAGCCGGCTCCAATTGGACCatcacttttatatataaaaaaaaaaaaaactgttgtaAAAAGGTTGGACGTCCCACGACCAAATATTAAGTCATTTGtataattgatttatatttaaaaagttgATGGAGAAATTAATGACGCTTTTAAACTCTAGTTTTGAATAGTCGTTGATTTCTATAATTGATGCAAGATTTTTCACGTATTCCGAGTTCTATTGATTTTATATCCATCGTCTGCGGCGATTGCATTAGCGCTAAATCGCTAGTCAAGCGCAGGATTACGAGGAACACTTAAACAAATGCTTAGGAAGAACACTGAAAATATAGTAGTATAATAATATggatttttggttttaaatcCTACCGTTAGCATTaagcaaaatttatttatatctagTTATATGACATTACTTGACCACTACAACATACTCATATTGTTAGTCTACAGTCGTACAGTTGAACCTTAGTATTAAAAAGCTTATATCAACATAATCAAACAACTATTGATTGGTAAATTAGATGACAAGTAAAAATAGATTCATATTGGAATATAATCCACTATACTAATAGAATAGTACAATATAATCCAATTATATTGTAACTAGATTATTTTGGTGATAGAATACTTGCAAGTTGTAATTAACAAAGCAACGAATGTCATTTGTTAGTTAATAATTTAGCAGACACTATGATCTCTCGTGATCACTTTTCAAAAAAACCAAATCATAATCATTTAGAAGGATTATGATTCATGACGACACATACTACTCAACGAATGATCTTACAGCAAATAGTGTCTTACTTTATGAAACGTTCAAATTCTACTTGTGCATTAACAATTACTCCCTAATGTATGTGTCGATTTTTAATGTCGGCTGGATTATTAGATTGGTTAAAAGAGTTAGAAATATTCAGACCTAGAGGTTCGGCCCAATTTAGGCATTGAAACAAATCAAGATCAGGATTAATCGAATCCGTATTTTTATTAACTAAAACGCTTAACATTCTTACGGTAGAATAGAGGTtattaacttaaaatatttaagatattaAACAGTACATCGTAAAATTATTAAAGTGATTAGTGGCTTTGATGAACACTTACGCATCATCCATATGAtttagggcctgactggtttaaccgcagcggttgcggttgcggttgcgggagtttgcggatgcgggtggttgcggtttctagcggttttaagagatttgtacgactggttatgcggttagaaatttgtgcgtttgcgggatacttatgactggttaactaccaaatgcagcagcagttaaataataaattaacaatatttacattttatacaattataaaaatatcaaaaataataatattataataaatataaaatttatatttagaaagttatagtttaatttttttaaaaatatagaaaatatttttattttaaagttttataatattaattaaaatttaattgatatattttagcatttttataatttcagtttaatttttttattgaatttttttatttttgtatttatattgttttggaaaaaaaataatttttttttatcctcccgcaaacgcccgcaaccgcaaacgctagctggaaccagcttttgaatttatgaggttcagagcgatttggagcgatttggagcggtttagagcggtttgagcgattgttgcaaaacgtcagcaaccgctaccaaccgcaaaagctgcgtttgcgggtggtagcgggaaaaccagtcatacccttacTAAGATATTGTTGTCTACTTAAAGTatagtataatttaaaattctcaACTGTTTTCATCGAGTACTCAATTTTacataaataaacattttaaaatgcAACTAAATCTATAAGATTATTATCAATGTCAACTGATTTGATCGCGGCATTTATGTTCGGTATTTTGATATGCTCAATAATATGTTGCATGTACAGTTCTGTGTTTagagaattttgttttttcttttgttcctctTGAAATTTAACCGAAATATTCGTGACCAGATTTAAATTTAGGAAAAGCGATAACTATTACTCATAATAAAGCCATATGTTTCTTCGTTTATTAGAAgctggagatttttttttgtttgagacATTTAAAGTGGGAAATTCTTTAACTGTTAAATACTCCATTTATTTCATATCAAGTGTAATTATTGACTTTATGCATacagattaagaaaacaattaattttatgtatttcctatataaaaacacaattacttATATACATAATCATATTTCAAcgaatagaaaaataaattactgcataaaattaataagttttgcattgaaaataaaCAACAACACTTATTTGTAACGAAAAAAGTTCTCTACAATGacatttaatatgaaacggagggagtaagtTTTACATTTAGGTGATATGGTGGAGGTACCACCTCTACCGTaccaattaaattatattatgatgtTGGTTAGGATgagaaacatattttaaaatatccaaatacCTAATGCCCAACTCTGAGGAAAATAAACAAACGCTCTCGTATTTGATTACTAGCAAACCTAATACCTACATTCAGTATGTTTCATAAACTGCACCAATTAactatatgtaaattattttatttgatatgtttgaaaatagtataaaatttgcataaaatctacaaaatattaattatatacaagaatgatatttaaaaactattttgtgtGTATTGCTAATATGATGCTAATAATCTATATTGTGTATGGTATGATAACTTAGTAAAACATATGTAATTGTATCGatatcatttcttatatattaattgagaaatattacaatattgttTTGTGGCCACATGTCAccatgagaatgaaattcagaattgttatagaaataaattagttcatcttaacttatataatattttttattaaactaactattaaattgataaatagtatacaaaaaaatattttcacattttccttaaataaaagtagaatttccaaatatgattaacgtatatataatataaataataattatttgagaataatttttgtatcttagatttttttttttaattttatattattaaaaaatattaaacaaccacattaaccatataataaaaaataatgttttatcttatatgttatattttgaatttttaaaacgactataaattattaaaaatgttaaatgtctcacaataaaattttgtgatcaattgtttaactttttttttttgtaataacaagatacaaatgatcataaattgtATGAGTATGAAAtctcatttactagacattcttattatatattaatatattttaaaattaaactatataacatagaaaaatacttaaatatgataatttctaaattttgtattgaaaaagtattgaaactttaatattttaattttaaaatttgcattaaaaatcgcacattaaaatatactatatatctatgtccatgtcattgaaatttagctatataccatataaaataaataaaatgtctgttttgatttatttaccaaaaaaatatcttaaataaacaagatgtattgttttgatttatgtttttactccaatttagttatatacgTATATGaataaatgaatacaaataaataagaatagataaaaattagttttatatataatatatctttCTTTGCTTTTGTTGTTTGTattttctctatcttttaaagctaatttaaataaatatcaaaacagTAATTCAGAATTTGAAAGTAAGTTTACAAATTTGATTCTGCTGTATGGGTAAAAAAGAAGGGCTAACAAGATCATGAAGAAATGTAtacacatttttattttgttgagaGGATTTCGGTAACAATATCTCTTGGAAGTAAAGTAAATACgagttatttaaaaatgattagaATGAAGATAAATATGTCGCATATTAAAGTATTTaaccaatttttaaaataataaacaaaagaaaatatcttCAAATTTCTTTATTATTCCCTCAGTTAAAATCCAGAAATCTGAACATACAAAATGAAAAtagccaaaaacaaaataaaaaaagggaTTTTTGACTAAATCCAAAACATCTAAATCTGAAACTGAGGATCTCTAACCAAACACAACCTCCTTCAACCTTTCTTTCAACCTTGGGATGACATTAGCgataaaccaaattaaaaaaacaatcaaacccCTAATTGCCATCTCCCTAATTTCCCTGTCAAACTAGAATCATCAAATTAGCAAAAacgaaaacaaatattaaaaagacaTTAAAAGGAAACCAAATCTCTAATTAGAGAGATTGAAAAAATTCTCTCTAACCAAAGCATTTCAATTCAAATCCGGTTTGCAAATTCAATCGACTCCGGTTTAGCCTTTAGCATACAGATTTTTCAGCAATCCCAGGAAGCAACGGCCGAGATTCGCATAGATACTCCAGCTTCTTCGCCATCCCCACGTGGCTGCATCTCCTGATATCCTCCAACGTCGCGTACGAGTCCGACCGGCTCACGACCTTGATGATCTCCTCGAACAACGACTCGTCGCAGGGGAACGCCAACGGACCAACACTGGAGAATCCGTATTCCTCCTCCGCCTCCGCGAGGAGCCGTCGGAAGATCGGGTGGTTCAGATGCTTCGCGCGGACGACGTATCTCCGCCGATTCGCGCCGACGGAAACTGCCACGTGGCCTGGAGGAACGTCGGAAACAGGCTCCTCCTTGTTGGATCCGATGTGAGCTTTCTTCTGCCATTGTTTCACCATCTGACGGATCCGCACGACGCTTCCGATCTTATTGTTCTTCCCCATCTCTCAAGCGACGATTTGCTTCTTCGGAAATGTTATGAAGGAGAGAAAAAAGGTTAAAGAGAAAACATTTTTAGGCGTTGCGTTTTCAAGTTTTTGTGATAGTTTTGGCAAGCAGAAGAATGTTGAGGTGGGAGCGTGTGATATTTAAAGGTCAGCTAGGTTTTCTCAAATGGTCCTTGATCTTTGATTAAATTTCGAAACTACCTAGTCAAATTATGAAATTactctaaatttggctttttattttttttttaatttggctCTTTTCTGTTTCTTAATCTTATCAATagcaatagattttttttaagtgCAATGAAGTATTAACTTAGAAAAGgtatacataaatattaattattttataacaatttttttttaatttttaaatgtaaagtatcagctaaaatttatattaaaaaatcttatagttgtaataagttatatatttaaatgaagaaaaatataaggtaaacaaaacaaatattttgattcATTCAAGTTTATTTGTTGTATTTAGTTTACTTCCTTAACATTTAAGAGCAGGCTGTCAGGGCAAGATTATCGCGGGGTCTTAGACTCGTTTCTTAGTAATTAGAGGcagaaaataaatgaaaattggtAAAAAACAATAGAAACGTAGTTTAATTAAGAAGTTTTTGCACGCGTCCTTAATGCCACGCGTCAGCATGAGTttatctcttctctctctcgttGATTCTCTCCCTCTCCCTTTCTTCTCCGCTTCACTCTCCACGACGATCATGATGATGATCAATGTGCTGCGGCGAAGTGGCACGGATGTAAAGGTGGCGTCCGTCGAGAATCAGGTCGGCGTTGATGCTTTCCATGGAATCAAGATGGTCGCCGATGCTCTTCTCTCTGATGTTTTCGATCTTATTATGCCTCGCTGTGTACAGAACAATTAGGGATTCGATTGAACAGAAAATCTCTTTATATGCATTGATTTCAGATTTTGAATTCTTTAGTATATGTGCAAATCTCTGCGTatcattttcacaaaaaaaaaacagagaaacttATCTGACAAGAATAGAGGAAGAGGTTGAAGATGGAGGAACTTGCAGGGCTTCTGAGGATACAGGTGAAGAAAGGGATCAATCTCGCTAGACGTAACTCTCGAAGCAGCGACCCTTTTGTCGTCATAACCATAGGAACACAGGTTCTTCTCTCACATCCAATTCGGTCTTCTTGATTTATTGATCTTGATCGGTTTTATTGTTTCTGTATATGGTTTTTTGAAATATGTTTCTATTACTGCTCTCTTCCTAGATGGAAAGATCGAAGAATCCACCTCATAGAAACTTGatagatttcaattttaatcatttataaaaacacaatatatagcATTAGTATTTGATTTTTGATAGATTCAAATGGTTACAAGAGAGGAAGAGTATGTAGGACTTTTTTGAACATCCCAATGAACATGTGCTTTTGGTGAGTTGATTTAATAGGCTTTTGTCCTTTAGATCCATCAAAATGTGATACTACTCTTACCTGTGGATTTTGGATGATTATGAGTGCAGATAGTGTATGATAAAGATACATTCACATCGCACGACAAGATGGGAGATGCGCAGATTGACATCAAGCTGTTTCTAGAGGTTCATAAATTGGGTTTGAAAGAACTTCCAGATGGAACAGTGATCAAGAGGGTTTTGCCCACATCAAGCTGTCTCTGGTTCttaattaatttgtttgttACCATGCGAGTGTAGTTTATCATTCTCGCCTTACCTCAAGAGGTTTTGCCCACATCAAGCTGTCTCTGGTTCTTAGAAATAGATGTCAAAACAAAAGTTTTCATAGTTGCTTGAGACTTGTAGCTTTAacgtgtttgtttgtttgtttgtttttgcgGATGAATAGGCAAACTTCAACGACAAGTACGAGGAGTACATGAAGAAGTTGGGAGGAGGGATAATGGGATTGAAGTCCCAAGCCAAGACCAAAGCTAAGGAGAGGGTTCTTGCCAAAGAGGCTGCTCAGAGGATGAACTAACCAAGAGCGTCTCTGTTTTGGAAACATAACGATGATGATGGTGGTTTTGTTTAGCGATTTCATAACAATGTTTTATTAAGAGACAGCATAAAAGTATCTACCAATAATCTGTATATTTTCTATTGCATTTTAACAATGTCTcttaatctaaaaatattaataaaaaatgctAAGAGTCCTAAATTTTGTCCCAGCAATAATGTTGCTCTCACGAGCGTTACGAAAGCCCATATCctttaattttggaaattaaCATTGTTTTCTTTAAACATTTGTCAGGCCTTATATTCTTGATTTGGACATGTTTGCTGGACAAAATCGCTTTTAATGGTAATGAATTAGGAGAATACATTGTATTTGTATATTGTGCCAAAGGCCCTTTTTCTTCCCATTtgttctctctctatttttggGTCATTGGAGAATGAAAGAACAAGAAAAGGTATTCACAATTTATGTGAGTGAATGGGTCATCATTACACTTAGAAATGGTAGAGAACATCATACCAAACAAAGATAAATATGGGTTCGACCGAACTTAACCCATATAAAATCCGGTTCGTTTCACAATTTGCAACTTGggatcaagaaaaaaaaacttgagcTATTTTGTAAGCCACAAAAATACACATTCAACAAAGATCAATTTACAAATAGGGACCCACCACGAATAAAATAGAGATTCTCCACTGAAAATATCAAAGGGCAAAGAATTAAAGACGAAGGAGAAAGATACTCGAGGGTGAGGCGGTCACTTCACTGACGTGTGCTATACATACTCAGTCACAAAACCCTTTCCCCAAATTAacccttaaaaacaaaattaaaataaaataaaaaaacctaAAAGAACCATTTCTTTTCACAAAGACACAAACCATATCATCCATGGCGGCCACTTCTTGCTTCTCCTCTTCCATCTCTCTCAATGCTAAACCCAACAAGCCCTCCAAGGCACCTCTCCGTTTCCTCCGCAGCCCCTTCCTTAAACCCTCCTTCTCTCCTCTCCCCGCTTccctctcttcctcctctccttCCCTTCCGGTTAAACTCTCTTCCTCGGGAAACGCAAACCACCCTCTCGCCCTCGAAAATGATGACTACGACGAGAAGCCTCGTGAGGAGTGCGGCGTTGTCGGAATCTACGGCGACTCGGAAGCCTCGCGCCTCTGCTACCTAGCCCTCCACGCGCTCCAGCACCGAGGCCAAGAAGGCGCGGGAATCGTAACCGTCAGCAAAGACAAGGTCCTCCAGACAATAACAGGCGTCGGTCTTGTCTCCGAGGTCTTCAACGAGTCCAAACTCGACCAGCTACCAGGCGACATCGCCATCGGCCACGTCCGTTACTCCACCGCCGGCTCCTCCATGCTCAAAAACGTCCAGCCTTTCGTCGCCGGGTACCGCTTCGGCTCCGTGGGGGTCGCGCACAACGGGAACTTAGTCAACTACACGAAGCTCCGAGCCGAGTTAGAAGAGAACGGTTCGATTTTTAACACCAGCTCTGACACCGAGGTTGTCCTTCATTTGATAGCTATCTCCAAAGCGAGACCGTTCTTCATGAGGATCGTTGACGCGTGTGAGAAGCTTCAAGGCGCTTACTCGATGGTGTTTGTTACCGAGGATAAGCTTGTGGCGGTTCGTGACCCTCACGGGTTTAGACCGTTAGTGATGGGAAGGAGGAGTAACGGAGCTGTTGTGTTTGCTTCGGAGACTTGCGCTCTTGATTTAATCGAGGCTACTTATGAGAGAGAGGTTTACCCTGGTGAGGTTTTGGTTGTTGATAAAGATG
The Brassica napus cultivar Da-Ae chromosome A1, Da-Ae, whole genome shotgun sequence DNA segment above includes these coding regions:
- the LOC106352666 gene encoding amidophosphoribosyltransferase 2, chloroplastic, with translation MAATSCFSSSISLNAKPNKPSKAPLRFLRSPFLKPSFSPLPASLSSSSPSLPVKLSSSGNANHPLALENDDYDEKPREECGVVGIYGDSEASRLCYLALHALQHRGQEGAGIVTVSKDKVLQTITGVGLVSEVFNESKLDQLPGDIAIGHVRYSTAGSSMLKNVQPFVAGYRFGSVGVAHNGNLVNYTKLRAELEENGSIFNTSSDTEVVLHLIAISKARPFFMRIVDACEKLQGAYSMVFVTEDKLVAVRDPHGFRPLVMGRRSNGAVVFASETCALDLIEATYEREVYPGEVLVVDKDGVKSQCLMPHPEPKQCIFEHIYFSLPNSIVFGRSVYESRHVFGEILATESPVDCDVVIAVPDSGVVAALGYAAKSGVAFQQGLIRSHYVGRTFIEPSQKIRDFGVKLKLSPVRGVLEGKRVVVVDDSIVRGTTSSKIVRLLREAGAKEVHMRIASPPIVASCYYGVDTPSSEELISNRMSVDEVRDYIGSDSLAFLSFETLKKHLGEDSKTFCYACFTGNYPVKPTEDKVKRGGGDFIDDGLVGGINNIEGGWVR
- the LOC106434719 gene encoding auxin-responsive protein SAUR50-like, producing MGKNNKIGSVVRIRQMVKQWQKKAHIGSNKEEPVSDVPPGHVAVSVGANRRRYVVRAKHLNHPIFRRLLAEAEEEYGFSSVGPLAFPCDESLFEEIIKVVSRSDSYATLEDIRRCSHVGMAKKLEYLCESRPLLPGIAEKSVC